From Paenibacillus sp. GP183, one genomic window encodes:
- the hrpB gene encoding ATP-dependent helicase HrpB, whose translation MDSKMLPIEPVIPALQRTLISNISAVLVAAPGAGKTTRIPLALLNEAWLAGRKIIMLEPRRLAARAAAAYMAALLGEQVGETVGYRVRMDTRVGPATRIEVITEGVLTRLLQADPALENVGIVIFDEFHERNLHADLGLALCRQTQELLREDLRILVMSATLEAEPVAVLLGDAPILRSEGRAYPVDTHYLTAKLEGRIEPVVVQSILTALNQTEGSMLVFLPGAGEIHRVAARLAELGLGDRVRVAPLYGSLSNDSQDLALAPAPPGVRKIVLATSIAETSLTVEGVRVVIDSGLMRIPRFSPRTGMTRLETVAVSKASADQRRGRAGRLGPGDCFRLWTEQEQRQLAPSSTPEIKEADLVPLALELAAWGVADPQELVWLDSPPAAALNQAKLLLAQLGALHADGSITPHGRRIAEIGMHPRLAHMILQAIPLGLGRMACDLAAILSERDFLRGDAYARNVDLRLRLDALANPSAFHVDSAICRRIGVESSYWQKALSIHSATRTDLDSSTCGLLLGFAYPDRIAGRRATGKFTLSNGRGAAITELQSLSNAAYLVAADLDDQITESRIYLAAPIELNSLYSSLNKFIDDEDIIVWDKQSQSVRARKRERLGALILKEIPHPDPDPAEVLRALIQGIEDEGLSILPWSRASRQLQERLCFMHQSDSSWPDVSVPALIAHLSEWLSPHLYGLKSLNDLQRLHLVSILEGNLSWEQRQELEQSAPTHITVPSGSRVPVDYSDPAAPALSVRLQEMFGLEDTPRIAGSKVPLTLNLLSPAQRPVQVTRDLGSFWRNAYFEVKKDLKGRYPKHYWPDDPLIAEPTNRAKPRS comes from the coding sequence ATGGATAGCAAGATGCTGCCGATCGAGCCGGTCATTCCAGCCCTTCAACGGACGCTCATATCGAATATTTCCGCTGTACTGGTTGCGGCTCCTGGGGCAGGGAAAACAACTCGAATTCCGCTTGCGCTTCTGAATGAAGCTTGGTTGGCAGGACGCAAAATCATCATGCTTGAGCCTCGCCGACTGGCCGCCCGCGCAGCCGCAGCCTATATGGCGGCGCTGCTAGGCGAGCAAGTCGGGGAAACCGTTGGCTATCGAGTTCGCATGGACACTCGAGTAGGCCCAGCAACACGAATCGAAGTGATCACTGAGGGGGTTTTAACGCGTCTCCTGCAGGCAGATCCGGCCTTGGAAAATGTGGGGATCGTCATCTTTGACGAGTTTCATGAACGCAATCTGCATGCCGATCTGGGACTAGCGCTTTGCCGTCAAACCCAGGAATTGCTTCGTGAGGATTTACGCATTCTGGTGATGTCGGCCACCCTCGAGGCAGAGCCTGTGGCCGTATTGCTGGGTGACGCTCCCATTCTCCGCAGCGAAGGCAGAGCGTATCCCGTAGATACGCACTATCTGACCGCCAAGCTGGAGGGCCGCATCGAACCGGTGGTTGTTCAATCGATCTTGACAGCCTTGAATCAAACGGAAGGCAGTATGCTCGTGTTCTTGCCGGGAGCCGGTGAAATCCACCGGGTTGCCGCTAGATTAGCAGAACTCGGATTAGGCGATCGTGTTCGGGTTGCTCCCCTGTACGGAAGCCTGAGCAATGATTCCCAGGATCTGGCACTAGCTCCCGCACCGCCTGGAGTAAGGAAGATCGTGCTGGCTACGTCAATCGCAGAGACCAGCTTGACAGTAGAGGGCGTCCGCGTCGTCATCGACAGCGGCCTGATGCGCATTCCGCGTTTCTCGCCGCGGACAGGGATGACCCGCCTGGAAACCGTGGCGGTGTCCAAAGCCTCTGCCGATCAACGCCGCGGCAGAGCGGGCCGTCTCGGTCCAGGCGATTGCTTCCGCCTATGGACCGAGCAAGAGCAGCGGCAACTGGCGCCCAGCAGCACGCCGGAGATCAAGGAAGCGGATCTGGTACCGCTGGCGCTGGAGCTGGCAGCCTGGGGGGTCGCGGATCCGCAGGAGCTGGTATGGCTGGATTCTCCTCCAGCCGCTGCCTTGAACCAAGCCAAGCTGCTGCTGGCACAGCTTGGCGCTCTGCATGCGGACGGCAGCATCACGCCGCATGGCCGACGCATAGCCGAGATCGGGATGCACCCGCGGCTTGCCCATATGATCCTGCAAGCGATACCGCTGGGGCTTGGCCGCATGGCCTGCGACCTCGCAGCGATCCTGAGTGAAAGAGACTTCCTGCGGGGCGATGCCTATGCGCGCAACGTGGATCTGCGATTGCGTTTGGATGCGCTGGCAAACCCCTCGGCTTTTCATGTCGATTCGGCAATATGCCGCAGGATAGGGGTGGAGTCCTCCTACTGGCAGAAGGCATTAAGTATTCATTCCGCAACCAGAACGGATCTGGACAGCTCGACATGCGGTTTGCTGCTGGGCTTTGCTTATCCTGACCGGATTGCCGGACGTCGCGCCACTGGAAAATTCACGCTTAGCAACGGGCGTGGAGCCGCGATAACCGAGCTGCAGTCGTTGTCCAATGCAGCCTATCTGGTTGCTGCCGATCTGGATGATCAAATCACGGAAAGCCGGATTTACTTGGCGGCTCCCATTGAATTGAACAGTCTGTACAGCTCTTTAAACAAGTTCATAGATGATGAGGATATCATCGTTTGGGACAAGCAGTCGCAATCCGTCAGAGCCAGAAAAAGAGAAAGGCTGGGGGCTCTGATCCTGAAAGAGATTCCTCATCCCGATCCTGATCCTGCGGAGGTGCTGCGAGCCTTGATTCAGGGCATTGAAGATGAAGGCTTGTCCATTTTGCCATGGTCTCGCGCCTCCAGACAGCTTCAAGAGCGACTTTGCTTCATGCATCAATCCGATTCAAGTTGGCCGGATGTATCCGTACCTGCATTAATCGCCCATTTATCAGAGTGGCTTAGCCCTCATCTATATGGATTGAAAAGCCTCAATGATTTGCAAAGGCTTCATTTGGTCTCCATTTTGGAAGGTAATCTTTCCTGGGAGCAGCGGCAAGAGCTTGAGCAAAGCGCACCTACGCATATTACAGTTCCCAGCGGTTCGCGCGTCCCTGTCGATTATTCGGATCCGGCTGCACCAGCTTTGTCTGTCCGTTTGCAGGAGATGTTCGGATTGGAAGATACTCCTCGCATAGCCGGCAGCAAGGTTCCATTGACCCTGAATCTCTTATCGCCTGCACAGCGCCCTGTCCAAGTAACCCGCGATCTGGGCAGCTTTTGGCGGAATGCATATTTTGAAGTGAAAAAAGATCTCAAAGGCCGCTATCCGAAGCATTATTGGCCGGATGATCCTCTTATTGCCGAGCCTACGAACCGGGCTAAGCCCAGATCATAG
- a CDS encoding NUDIX domain-containing protein: MLNHDEIFDIFNDQMERVGTAGRLEVHANGWWHQTFHCWIISLRNDQPSLLLQLRHPDKDTFPNLLDISCAGHLMAGENVEDGVRELEEELGLQVAFSSLIPCGIYAEEDALPEGRMDREFCHVFLYRCDQHIFEYRIQQDEVSGLYFVGLKDFESLIQGAAQTIPAVGANLSVDGQLEERLLYIASTDLVPHDVNYYKLLFNAINQIDPDK, from the coding sequence ATGCTCAATCATGATGAGATATTTGACATTTTCAATGATCAAATGGAGCGAGTGGGTACAGCCGGCAGGTTGGAGGTCCACGCCAATGGTTGGTGGCATCAAACCTTTCATTGCTGGATTATAAGCCTGCGAAATGATCAGCCTTCTTTACTGCTTCAGCTTAGGCATCCGGATAAAGATACATTTCCGAATTTGCTCGATATCTCCTGCGCCGGCCATTTAATGGCCGGAGAAAACGTGGAGGATGGAGTGAGGGAACTGGAGGAAGAGCTTGGACTTCAGGTTGCTTTCAGCAGCTTGATTCCATGCGGGATTTATGCGGAAGAAGACGCCCTTCCCGAAGGCCGTATGGACAGGGAGTTTTGCCATGTATTTCTTTATCGATGCGATCAACATATTTTTGAATACCGGATTCAGCAAGATGAAGTATCCGGTCTTTACTTCGTTGGATTGAAAGATTTCGAGTCTCTCATTCAAGGAGCCGCACAAACAATTCCTGCCGTAGGTGCTAACTTATCAGTCGATGGACAGCTGGAAGAAAGGCTTTTGTATATAGCTTCAACGGATTTGGTCCCGCATGATGTCAATTATTACAAGCTTTTATTTAATGCCATTAATCAAATCGATCCGGATAAATAA
- a CDS encoding aldo/keto reductase — translation MEYRKLGKIGYNSSVVMFGAASLGNVSQEEADASISFALEHGVNHFDTAASYGEAELRMGPWMPRIRDQIFLASKTGERSYDKAKAEIHRSLERLQTDTLDLIQLHAVGSMTELDLCTRKGGAIEAVVEAKEQGLVKAIGITGHGHSAPAVHLEALRRFPFDTVLLPLNYYLYSLPEYRHDFDLFMAEADKQGAAVRVIKAIAKGPWDEKQSRNYATWYEPFDQQEIIDACVHFVLSFPGLNGFASAGDVHLFPKIVEATERFGSMSSDEANRILSALSGYSSPFEAPTSIA, via the coding sequence ATGGAGTATCGCAAGCTGGGAAAGATTGGATACAACAGCTCAGTCGTTATGTTTGGAGCTGCAAGCTTAGGAAATGTAAGCCAGGAGGAAGCGGACGCTTCCATCTCTTTCGCTCTTGAGCATGGCGTGAATCACTTTGACACTGCTGCAAGCTATGGAGAAGCGGAGCTTCGCATGGGACCCTGGATGCCGCGAATTCGCGATCAGATTTTTCTCGCATCCAAGACAGGCGAGCGCAGCTACGACAAGGCCAAGGCGGAGATTCACCGTTCCTTGGAGAGGCTGCAAACGGATACGCTGGATTTGATCCAGCTGCATGCTGTAGGCAGCATGACGGAGTTGGATCTTTGCACCCGAAAGGGCGGCGCGATTGAAGCTGTAGTGGAAGCCAAAGAGCAGGGACTTGTGAAAGCGATTGGCATCACGGGACATGGGCATTCTGCACCTGCAGTACACTTGGAGGCTTTGCGCAGATTTCCGTTTGATACCGTGCTGCTTCCGCTTAACTATTACCTGTATAGCCTTCCGGAGTACAGGCATGATTTTGATTTATTCATGGCTGAAGCTGACAAGCAAGGAGCCGCTGTCAGGGTTATCAAAGCGATTGCCAAGGGCCCCTGGGATGAGAAACAATCCCGCAATTACGCCACTTGGTATGAGCCGTTTGATCAGCAGGAAATCATCGATGCCTGCGTGCACTTCGTGCTTTCATTTCCCGGCTTGAACGGATTTGCCAGCGCGGGCGATGTGCATTTATTCCCCAAGATCGTGGAGGCGACCGAACGGTTTGGGTCGATGAGCAGCGATGAAGCGAATCGGATCCTGAGCGCCTTGAGCGGCTATTCTTCACCTTTTGAAGCGCCGACCTCGATAGCATAA
- a CDS encoding DUF2533 family protein, with amino-acid sequence MSVHEAISKHSNNQHLHIVRFTELDEQREKAIEDCIALCKSGKPFSVDSINQITAAIIEHAKHGISPLRKFVTEEMVREYAAKA; translated from the coding sequence ATGAGTGTACACGAAGCGATATCCAAGCATTCCAATAATCAGCATCTGCATATAGTGAGATTCACAGAGCTCGATGAGCAGCGTGAAAAAGCGATTGAAGATTGTATCGCCTTATGCAAGAGCGGAAAACCCTTTTCGGTTGATTCGATAAATCAAATAACAGCTGCCATTATCGAGCATGCCAAGCATGGCATTTCTCCGCTGCGCAAATTTGTAACGGAAGAAATGGTCAGAGAATACGCCGCCAAGGCCTAG
- a CDS encoding HAD family phosphatase yields MFKACIFDMDGVIIDSEPMHFEIDLIMTRQLGLNLTHEDLEKYVGMTNPAMWKYIKEAHMLEPSVDELSRMQMDMKLRIFKERDEKPIEGIVPLLQALRSDGYPVGLASSSPVLFIQAVIEKLQLQPYFSVIVSGEEVPQGKPAPDVFLKAAQLLQVEAEHCVVIEDSRNGVAAAKAAGMTCIGFMNLNSGLQDLTRADFIVDSITQITVSKLKNL; encoded by the coding sequence TTGTTCAAAGCTTGTATTTTTGACATGGACGGTGTCATTATCGACAGCGAGCCGATGCATTTTGAAATTGATTTGATCATGACACGCCAACTTGGATTGAACCTTACTCATGAAGATCTCGAAAAGTACGTGGGGATGACCAATCCCGCGATGTGGAAGTATATCAAGGAAGCGCATATGCTTGAGCCTTCCGTGGATGAATTGAGTCGCATGCAAATGGATATGAAGCTGCGCATATTCAAAGAAAGAGATGAAAAGCCTATTGAGGGGATCGTTCCCCTTCTCCAAGCTCTGAGAAGTGACGGTTACCCGGTTGGGCTTGCGTCTTCATCACCTGTTCTTTTCATTCAAGCAGTAATTGAAAAACTGCAGCTTCAGCCTTATTTCTCCGTGATCGTAAGCGGAGAAGAAGTACCTCAGGGTAAGCCGGCTCCAGATGTTTTTCTCAAAGCAGCGCAGCTGCTGCAGGTTGAAGCCGAGCATTGTGTGGTTATCGAGGATTCCCGTAATGGAGTGGCCGCGGCAAAGGCTGCCGGCATGACCTGCATCGGCTTCATGAATCTAAACTCCGGCCTGCAAGATTTAACCAGGGCTGATTTTATTGTTGATTCAATCACGCAAATAACGGTGTCCAAACTGAAAAACCTATAG